The following coding sequences lie in one Eubacterium ventriosum genomic window:
- the dapF gene encoding diaminopimelate epimerase, whose protein sequence is MKFTKMEGCGNDYVYVNGFDTKIEDPNKLSEIVSNRHFGIGSDGLIVINPSDVADFKMSMYNADGSEGKMCGNGIRCVAKYVYDNKMTDKTTITVETLSGIKTLVLNVEDDKVKTVRVNMGSPILESAKVPVVSEKDKVIDEPVMVNNKEYRITCVSMGNPHAITFVDDIDSLDIEHIGPMFEKKEIFPEQVNTEFIQVVSRDVIKMRVWERGSGETLACGTGACASVVACVLNGLTEDKVTVKLLGGDLFIEYNRDENTVYMTGPARITFTGEFNY, encoded by the coding sequence ATGAAATTTACAAAGATGGAAGGCTGTGGCAATGACTATGTATATGTTAATGGCTTTGACACAAAAATAGAAGATCCAAATAAATTATCAGAAATAGTAAGTAACAGACATTTTGGAATCGGTTCAGATGGACTTATCGTTATTAATCCGTCAGATGTTGCAGATTTTAAAATGAGTATGTATAATGCAGATGGTTCAGAAGGCAAGATGTGTGGTAATGGCATACGTTGTGTTGCAAAATATGTATATGACAATAAGATGACTGACAAAACTACAATTACAGTAGAAACTTTATCAGGAATTAAAACATTAGTTTTAAATGTTGAAGATGACAAGGTTAAAACTGTTAGGGTTAATATGGGAAGTCCAATTTTGGAATCTGCTAAAGTACCTGTAGTTTCAGAAAAGGATAAGGTTATAGATGAACCTGTTATGGTCAACAATAAAGAATACAGAATCACATGCGTTTCAATGGGAAATCCTCATGCAATTACTTTTGTCGATGATATAGATTCTTTAGATATTGAACATATTGGACCAATGTTTGAAAAGAAAGAAATTTTTCCTGAGCAGGTTAATACTGAATTTATTCAGGTTGTAAGCAGAGATGTTATAAAAATGCGTGTCTGGGAAAGAGGTTCAGGAGAAACATTAGCCTGTGGTACAGGTGCATGTGCCAGCGTTGTGGCATGTGTTTTAAATGGCTTAACAGAAGACAAGGTTACTGTTAAACTTTTAGGCGGTGACTTATTTATTGAGTATAACAGGGATGAAAATACTGTTTATATGACAGGTCCTGCAAGAATAACTTTTACAGGGGAGTTTAATTACTAA
- the scpB gene encoding SMC-Scp complex subunit ScpB yields MEINYEAQIEAILFTMGESVEITKIAKALELKPGEVKKIVKSMQEKMNDSSRGIKIIELDGAYQMCTKPEMYEALIRVAKQPRKQVLTDVLMETLSIIAYKQPITKSEIERIRGVKSDFAVNKLVEYELVQEVGRMDTPGRPLLFGTTEEFLRRFGVESADSLPMVNPDVIEEFKQEAEEEVTLKSND; encoded by the coding sequence ATGGAAATAAATTACGAAGCACAGATTGAGGCCATTCTTTTTACAATGGGTGAATCTGTTGAAATTACAAAAATAGCTAAGGCTTTAGAATTAAAGCCCGGCGAAGTTAAGAAGATTGTAAAATCAATGCAGGAGAAAATGAACGACAGTTCAAGAGGAATAAAAATCATAGAATTAGACGGTGCGTACCAAATGTGTACTAAGCCTGAAATGTATGAGGCGTTAATCAGAGTTGCAAAGCAGCCTAGAAAGCAGGTTTTAACAGATGTTTTAATGGAAACTTTGTCGATTATTGCATATAAGCAGCCTATAACAAAATCTGAAATTGAAAGAATCAGAGGTGTAAAATCTGATTTTGCTGTAAATAAGCTTGTTGAATACGAATTGGTTCAGGAAGTGGGAAGAATGGATACACCGGGAAGACCCTTATTGTTCGGTACAACAGAGGAATTCTTAAGAAGATTTGGTGTTGAATCAGCCGATAGCCTTCCAATGGTTAATCCTGATGTAATCGAAGAATTTAAGCAGGAAGCTGAGGAAGAAGTAACATTAAAATCTAACGATTAA
- the asnB gene encoding asparagine synthase (glutamine-hydrolyzing) — protein sequence MCGICGFIGEVDDSKKVLKQMMDKIAHRGPDDEGMYVDKHAAIGHRRLSIIDLSHGAQPMYNETGDVAIVFNGEIYNHLEIRKELIAKGHKFANDSDTECLIHGYEEYGTDLLSKLRGMFAFVIWDTRTNTMFGARDHFGIKPFYYSLFNKTLIFASETKSILEFPGFKKELNEEALEQYLSFQYSVLPETFFKGIFRLPAGHYMIFKDGKLDVQRYFDPMMEPAMDGDLEKTVSEIEEVVHDTVDAHMIADVEVGSLLSSGVDSSYVVSEFPGDKTFTVGFLDKQSKYNEIRYAEGLVRELGKKNYNKNIDSEEYFKSIPTVMYYMDEPLADPSCIALYFVDKLAAEQIKVVLSGEGADEFFGGYNIYHEPISLKGYQKIPKCVRKGLAAVAKKMPDIKGRDFIIRGSKTVEERFIGNANMFSVEDREKLLKTKLTHKTPQEIVADAYKKVSHLNDIAKMQYIDTNFWLQGDILLKADKMSMAHCLESRVPFLDVKVFDYAKKLPIDFRCNDEATKRAFRIAAKRHIPEATANKKKLGFPVPIRVWLKEDDYYNKVMETLTGEAAQKFFNTDILVKLMEDHRAGKADNSRRIWTVYVFLVWYKVYFEDEDFRPINQDWIDNRVRTA from the coding sequence ATGTGTGGAATTTGTGGATTTATAGGTGAAGTTGATGACAGCAAAAAAGTCCTAAAACAGATGATGGATAAAATTGCTCACAGAGGACCAGATGATGAAGGTATGTATGTGGACAAGCATGCTGCAATCGGACATAGAAGACTTAGTATTATTGATTTAAGTCACGGTGCCCAGCCAATGTACAATGAAACAGGAGATGTGGCAATTGTATTTAACGGTGAGATTTATAATCATTTGGAAATAAGAAAGGAACTTATAGCAAAAGGTCACAAGTTTGCCAATGATTCAGATACAGAATGTCTTATTCACGGATATGAAGAATATGGAACAGATTTGTTATCTAAGTTAAGAGGTATGTTCGCGTTTGTAATATGGGATACAAGAACTAATACAATGTTTGGTGCAAGAGACCATTTTGGAATTAAGCCTTTTTATTACTCATTATTTAATAAGACTTTAATTTTTGCATCAGAAACAAAGTCTATTTTGGAATTTCCGGGATTTAAGAAAGAATTAAATGAAGAAGCTTTAGAACAGTATTTAAGCTTCCAGTATTCAGTATTACCTGAAACATTCTTTAAGGGGATATTCAGACTTCCTGCAGGACATTATATGATTTTTAAAGACGGGAAATTAGATGTTCAGAGATATTTTGATCCAATGATGGAACCTGCTATGGATGGCGACCTTGAGAAAACAGTAAGCGAGATTGAAGAAGTTGTACATGATACAGTTGATGCTCATATGATAGCTGATGTTGAAGTTGGTTCATTGCTTTCAAGTGGTGTTGACTCAAGTTATGTTGTTTCAGAATTTCCAGGTGATAAAACATTTACAGTAGGATTCTTAGATAAACAGAGTAAATATAATGAAATCAGATATGCTGAAGGTCTTGTAAGAGAATTAGGCAAGAAGAATTATAACAAGAACATTGACAGTGAAGAATATTTTAAGTCTATTCCAACTGTTATGTATTATATGGATGAGCCATTGGCTGATCCATCATGTATTGCACTTTATTTTGTTGACAAGCTGGCAGCGGAGCAGATTAAGGTTGTTTTGTCAGGTGAAGGTGCCGATGAATTTTTCGGTGGATATAATATTTACCATGAACCTATTTCTCTTAAAGGATATCAGAAGATTCCTAAGTGTGTAAGAAAGGGACTGGCAGCAGTTGCAAAGAAGATGCCTGATATTAAGGGAAGAGATTTTATAATCAGAGGAAGCAAAACAGTAGAAGAAAGATTTATTGGAAATGCTAATATGTTCTCGGTAGAAGATAGAGAAAAGCTATTAAAAACTAAACTTACGCATAAGACACCACAGGAAATTGTGGCTGATGCTTATAAGAAAGTTTCGCATTTAAATGATATTGCAAAAATGCAGTACATCGATACTAACTTCTGGCTTCAGGGAGATATTTTGTTAAAGGCTGATAAGATGAGTATGGCTCATTGCCTTGAATCAAGAGTTCCATTCCTTGATGTTAAGGTATTTGATTACGCAAAGAAGCTTCCAATTGACTTTAGATGCAATGATGAAGCAACAAAGAGAGCTTTCCGTATTGCGGCAAAGAGACATATTCCGGAAGCTACAGCTAACAAGAAGAAACTTGGTTTCCCTGTTCCTATCCGTGTTTGGTTAAAGGAAGATGATTATTACAACAAGGTTATGGAAACGTTAACAGGAGAAGCTGCACAGAAGTTCTTTAACACAGATATTTTAGTGAAATTAATGGAAGATCACAGAGCAGGAAAGGCTGATAACAGCAGAAGAATCTGGACTGTTTATGTATTCCTTGTATGGTATAAGGTTTATTTTGAAGATGAAGACTTTAGACCAATTAATCAGGATTGGATTGATAATAGAGTTAGAACTGCATAG
- a CDS encoding segregation and condensation protein A — protein sequence MELEVKLQVFEGPLDLLLHLIEKNKVDIYDIPIVEITEQYLDYVSKMPKDDLDLASEFLVMAATLIDIKSKMLLPKEVDENGEEIDPRAELVEKLIEYKVYKYAAVELRDMQVYAGKSLYKEPTIPDEVAKYAPPVDLDNLLKDVDLEKLNEIFKMVLKRQMDKIDPVRSTFGKIEMEEVSLPEKIDYVANKVKKKKRCSFKQLLEEQSSKMEVIVSFLAVLELIKIGQIEVHQERTFDDIYIDSIE from the coding sequence ATGGAATTAGAAGTTAAGTTACAGGTTTTTGAAGGACCTTTAGATTTATTATTACATTTAATTGAAAAGAATAAAGTAGATATATATGACATTCCAATTGTTGAAATTACGGAACAGTATCTTGATTATGTAAGCAAGATGCCTAAAGATGATTTGGATTTGGCAAGTGAGTTTCTTGTAATGGCAGCAACTCTTATTGATATTAAGAGTAAGATGCTTCTTCCTAAAGAAGTTGATGAGAATGGTGAAGAGATTGATCCAAGAGCAGAACTTGTTGAAAAGCTGATTGAGTATAAGGTATACAAGTATGCGGCTGTGGAACTGCGCGACATGCAGGTTTATGCAGGAAAGTCATTATATAAAGAACCTACAATTCCTGACGAGGTGGCAAAATATGCACCTCCGGTAGATTTAGATAATCTTCTTAAGGACGTGGACCTTGAAAAATTAAATGAGATTTTTAAGATGGTGTTAAAAAGACAGATGGATAAAATTGATCCGGTTAGAAGCACCTTTGGAAAAATCGAAATGGAAGAAGTAAGTCTTCCTGAAAAAATAGATTATGTGGCAAACAAGGTTAAGAAAAAGAAGAGATGCAGTTTTAAGCAGTTGCTTGAAGAACAAAGTTCAAAGATGGAAGTTATTGTTTCATTTTTGGCGGTGCTTGAATTAATTAAAATAGGTCAGATTGAGGTTCATCAGGAAAGAACATTTGACGATATTTATATTGATTCAATAGAATAA
- a CDS encoding biotin/lipoyl-containing protein has product MKSYTITVNGNVYDVTVEETGSTASAPVRPAAKAAPAAKAAPTPAPAASGAEGSIKVTAPMPGKVLSISANPGQAVKKGETILVFEAMKMENSVVAPEDGTVASIVVAVGDSFEAGATLASLN; this is encoded by the coding sequence ATGAAAAGTTATACAATTACAGTAAACGGAAATGTATATGATGTTACTGTTGAAGAAACAGGAAGCACAGCAAGCGCACCTGTAAGACCTGCTGCAAAGGCAGCTCCTGCAGCTAAGGCTGCTCCAACTCCTGCACCTGCTGCATCAGGAGCAGAAGGAAGCATTAAGGTTACAGCTCCAATGCCAGGTAAAGTTTTATCAATTAGTGCTAACCCTGGACAGGCAGTAAAGAAGGGCGAAACAATTTTAGTATTTGAAGCAATGAAAATGGAAAATTCAGTAGTTGCTCCTGAAGATGGAACAGTTGCAAGCATCGTAGTTGCAGTTGGTGATTCTTTTGAAGCAGGCGCTACATTAGCCTCATTGAACTAA
- a CDS encoding sodium ion-translocating decarboxylase subunit beta, translated as MNFLDTLENLVNQTAFMSLTVGNYIMIVVACVFLYLAIKKGYEPLLLVPIAFGMLLVNMYPDIMKVPADGEAGGLLHYFYLLDEWSILPSLIFMGVGAMTDFGPLIANPKSFLLGAAAQFGIYSAYFLAILMGFNGMAAASISIIGGADGPTSIILAGKLGQTELLGPIAVAAYSYMSLVPIIQPPIMKLFTTEKERKIKMEQLRPVSQLEKILFPIIVTIVVVMILPTTAPLVGMLMLGNLFRESGVVKQLQETASNALMYIVVILLGTSVGATTSAEAFLNVDTLKIVVLGLVAFAVGTAAGVLFGKLMCVVTHGKVNPLIGSAGVSAVPMAARVSQKVGAEADPTNFLLMHAMGPNVAGVIGTAVAAGTFMAIFGV; from the coding sequence ATGAACTTTTTAGATACACTGGAAAACTTGGTTAATCAGACAGCATTTATGAGCCTTACAGTAGGCAACTATATAATGATCGTCGTTGCTTGTGTTTTCCTATATTTAGCAATAAAAAAAGGATATGAACCTTTACTTTTGGTTCCTATCGCTTTTGGTATGCTTTTGGTAAATATGTATCCTGATATTATGAAAGTACCTGCTGATGGTGAAGCAGGCGGTTTACTTCATTACTTCTATTTGTTAGATGAATGGAGTATTTTACCATCACTTATTTTCATGGGTGTAGGAGCTATGACTGACTTTGGACCGCTTATTGCAAATCCAAAGAGTTTCCTTTTAGGAGCTGCAGCACAGTTTGGCATTTACTCAGCATACTTCTTGGCTATTTTAATGGGATTCAACGGTATGGCAGCTGCATCAATTTCAATTATTGGTGGAGCCGACGGACCTACATCAATCATCCTTGCAGGTAAGCTTGGACAGACTGAGTTACTAGGACCTATTGCTGTTGCGGCATATTCATATATGTCATTGGTTCCTATTATTCAGCCACCTATTATGAAGTTGTTTACAACTGAAAAAGAAAGAAAGATTAAGATGGAACAGCTTAGACCTGTTTCACAGCTTGAAAAAATCTTATTCCCTATTATAGTTACAATCGTTGTAGTTATGATTTTACCAACAACAGCACCATTGGTTGGTATGCTTATGTTAGGTAACTTATTCAGAGAATCAGGTGTTGTAAAACAGTTACAGGAAACAGCATCAAACGCACTTATGTACATCGTAGTAATCCTGCTTGGTACAAGTGTTGGTGCAACAACTAGTGCAGAAGCATTCTTAAATGTTGATACATTGAAGATTGTAGTATTAGGTTTAGTTGCATTCGCAGTTGGTACAGCGGCAGGTGTATTATTTGGAAAACTTATGTGTGTAGTTACACACGGAAAAGTAAATCCATTAATTGGTTCAGCAGGTGTTTCTGCCGTACCAATGGCAGCCAGAGTTTCACAGAAAGTCGGAGCAGAGGCTGATCCTACAAACTTCCTTTTAATGCATGCTATGGGACCTAACGTTGCCGGAGTTATTGGTACAGCGGTAGCTGCAGGTACATTTATGGCTATATTTGGCGTTTAA
- a CDS encoding UDP-N-acetylmuramoyl-L-alanyl-D-glutamate--2,6-diaminopimelate ligase, whose product MKLKDLLTKLEYKVVKGSDTIEVSHLQNDSRKVSDGDAFVCIKGAGFDGHEFIRDVVSKGAVAVVVMEDVEVDEDVTVVKVDDTRLALACMSADYFGNPAEKLITVGITGTKGKTTTTYMVRSVLESVGIKTGLIGTIETIIGDEVTPAKNTTPESYVVQETFAKMVEQGCKCVVMEVSSQGLMLHRVSGFTFDYGIFTNIEPDHIGPNEHKDFDDYLHCKSMLLKQCKHGIVNMDADFIDRVLEGHTCDIETYGVNGDYDFKAQDIKLFTKPGCLCVSYDLKGKMDFPVEIHVPGMFSVYNSLCAIAICSHFTEDVEKIQTALENVKVKGRVEIIPISKRFTLMIDYAHNAMSLESLLTSLKQYNPKRLVTVFGCGGNRSKERRFEMGEVSSRLSDFTIVTSDNPRFEEPMDIINDILVGVKKADGEYVTVPDRKDAIRYAILNAKDGDVIILAGKGHEDYQEIKGVKHPMDERVLIKEIMEEDQVKAIL is encoded by the coding sequence ATGAAATTAAAAGATTTATTAACTAAATTAGAATATAAGGTTGTTAAGGGCAGCGATACTATTGAAGTATCACATTTACAGAATGACTCAAGAAAAGTAAGTGATGGAGATGCTTTTGTTTGTATTAAAGGTGCAGGTTTTGACGGTCACGAATTTATAAGAGATGTTGTTTCTAAGGGAGCAGTAGCAGTTGTTGTTATGGAGGATGTGGAAGTTGATGAAGATGTAACAGTTGTTAAAGTAGACGATACACGATTAGCTTTGGCATGTATGTCTGCAGACTATTTTGGAAATCCTGCTGAAAAACTTATTACTGTTGGTATTACAGGAACTAAGGGAAAAACAACAACTACATATATGGTTCGTTCAGTACTTGAAAGCGTTGGCATTAAGACAGGACTTATTGGAACAATTGAAACAATAATAGGCGATGAAGTCACTCCTGCGAAGAATACAACACCTGAATCATATGTTGTTCAGGAAACTTTTGCAAAAATGGTTGAACAAGGATGCAAGTGTGTAGTTATGGAAGTTTCATCTCAGGGACTTATGCTTCACAGAGTTTCAGGCTTTACATTTGATTATGGTATTTTTACAAATATTGAGCCTGATCATATCGGACCTAACGAGCATAAAGATTTTGACGATTACCTTCATTGCAAGAGCATGCTTTTAAAGCAATGTAAACATGGGATTGTAAATATGGATGCTGATTTTATAGACAGAGTTTTGGAAGGTCATACCTGTGACATTGAAACATATGGTGTAAACGGTGATTATGATTTTAAGGCACAGGATATTAAATTATTTACAAAGCCGGGATGCTTATGCGTATCTTATGACTTAAAGGGTAAGATGGACTTTCCTGTTGAAATTCATGTTCCGGGAATGTTTAGTGTATACAATTCATTGTGTGCCATTGCTATTTGCAGTCACTTTACAGAAGATGTTGAAAAGATACAGACAGCCCTTGAAAATGTAAAAGTTAAGGGCAGAGTGGAAATCATTCCTATATCAAAGCGATTCACTCTTATGATCGACTATGCTCATAATGCAATGAGCCTTGAGAGCCTTCTTACAAGTCTTAAACAGTACAATCCAAAGAGACTTGTAACAGTCTTTGGCTGTGGTGGAAACCGCTCAAAAGAAAGAAGATTTGAAATGGGGGAAGTTTCATCAAGATTATCAGACTTTACAATAGTTACTTCTGATAATCCAAGATTTGAGGAACCTATGGATATTATTAATGATATATTAGTAGGGGTTAAAAAAGCTGACGGTGAATATGTTACTGTTCCTGACAGAAAGGATGCCATCAGATATGCAATTCTTAATGCAAAAGATGGAGACGTAATTATTCTTGCCGGAAAGGGTCATGAAGATTATCAGGAAATCAAAGGCGTAAAACATCCGATGGATGAAAGAGTTTTAATTAAAGAAATTATGGAAGAAGATCAGGTTAAGGCTATTTTATAA
- a CDS encoding acyl-CoA carboxylase subunit beta has product MSTSAKVTARQRIENLLDDNSFVEIGAYVKARNTDFNIQAKDTPSDGVITGYGVINGGLVYVYSQDASVLGGSVGEMHAKKIASLYDMAMKTGSPVIGLIDSTGLRLQESVDGLNAFGQIYMKQSLASGVIPTVTAIFGNCGGGLSIVAGLSDFTFMEVENAQLFVNSPNAITENRKEICDNASAKFQSEEAGNVDFVGTEAEVIEGIRNLVSVLPSNNEDEASDLECYDDLNRAAEGIENCGEDTLLALENISDDGFIIEAKRNYAPEMVTAFIKLNGATVGAVANRTKVYDDDMNVAAEFDAKLTAKGCNKAAEFVNFCDAFNIPVLTLTNVNGFAATMCQEKNGAKASSKLVYAFANATVPKVNLIIGDAIGSAYVTMNSKATGADIVYAWPTAKVGMMEAKSAVEIMYADEIANGDANQVINEKVAEYQNLQGSVMAAAARGYVDSIVEPVDTRKYLIGAFEMLYTKFEERPGKKHGTV; this is encoded by the coding sequence ATGAGTACATCAGCTAAAGTTACAGCAAGACAGAGAATTGAAAATCTTCTTGATGATAACAGTTTTGTTGAAATCGGTGCTTATGTAAAAGCAAGAAATACTGATTTTAACATTCAGGCCAAGGATACTCCATCTGACGGCGTTATTACCGGATATGGTGTTATCAATGGTGGTTTAGTGTATGTTTACAGCCAGGATGCGTCAGTACTTGGCGGTTCTGTAGGCGAAATGCACGCTAAAAAAATTGCAAGTCTTTACGATATGGCAATGAAAACAGGTTCACCTGTTATCGGTCTTATCGACAGCACAGGACTTAGACTTCAGGAATCTGTAGACGGCTTAAATGCTTTCGGACAGATTTATATGAAGCAGTCACTTGCATCAGGAGTAATCCCAACAGTTACAGCTATTTTCGGTAATTGTGGTGGCGGATTAAGTATTGTTGCAGGACTTTCAGATTTTACTTTCATGGAAGTTGAAAATGCACAGTTATTCGTTAACTCACCTAATGCAATTACAGAAAACAGAAAAGAAATCTGTGACAATGCATCAGCTAAGTTCCAGAGTGAAGAAGCAGGAAATGTTGATTTCGTAGGAACAGAAGCTGAAGTAATCGAAGGAATCAGAAACTTAGTTTCTGTATTACCATCAAATAATGAGGATGAAGCTTCAGATTTAGAATGCTATGATGATTTAAACAGAGCAGCAGAAGGAATTGAAAACTGTGGTGAAGATACATTATTGGCATTAGAAAATATTTCTGATGACGGCTTTATTATTGAAGCAAAGAGAAACTATGCACCTGAAATGGTTACAGCTTTCATTAAGCTTAATGGAGCTACAGTAGGTGCGGTTGCAAATAGAACAAAGGTTTATGATGATGACATGAACGTTGCAGCAGAATTCGATGCTAAGCTTACAGCTAAGGGATGCAACAAAGCTGCTGAATTTGTAAATTTCTGTGATGCATTTAATATTCCTGTTCTTACACTTACAAACGTAAACGGATTTGCAGCAACAATGTGTCAGGAAAAAAATGGCGCTAAGGCTTCATCAAAACTTGTTTATGCATTTGCTAATGCAACAGTACCAAAGGTTAACTTAATCATTGGTGATGCAATCGGAAGTGCTTACGTAACAATGAACAGCAAGGCTACAGGAGCTGACATCGTTTATGCATGGCCAACAGCTAAGGTTGGTATGATGGAAGCAAAGAGCGCTGTTGAAATTATGTATGCAGACGAAATTGCTAATGGAGATGCAAATCAGGTTATTAATGAAAAGGTTGCTGAATACCAGAACTTACAGGGTAGCGTAATGGCTGCTGCTGCAAGAGGATATGTTGACAGCATTGTTGAACCGGTTGACACAAGAAAGTATTTAATCGGTGCATTTGAAATGTTATACACAAAATTTGAAGAAAGACCTGGTAAAAAACACGGAACAGTGTAA
- a CDS encoding OadG family protein: MSTVAVNADTLGDYAVETTTSADSLKTYADGKISLADAKTLVQNYVSLVQQLSTMTESEREYVEENYSSQPQTVAIIQAYNKSVDTEKYGAFVSSKDDVKVVENKDEDGTDAVDVTVTLAFEKKDYILTLHVDCFDTIGASVNTVTIKAKGEGEESLGEKMADAAGNTLMGMGTVFLVLIFISLLISCFKFIPQIMDKLSKKSSVVEKPEVVEEISETVTANEEDDSELIAVIAAAIAASEQTSTDSFVVRSIRRR, from the coding sequence ATGAGTACAGTGGCAGTTAATGCCGACACTTTAGGTGATTATGCCGTTGAAACAACAACATCAGCAGACTCACTTAAAACATACGCAGATGGAAAGATTTCTTTGGCAGATGCAAAGACACTTGTTCAGAACTATGTATCATTAGTTCAGCAGTTATCAACAATGACTGAAAGTGAAAGAGAATATGTTGAAGAAAACTATTCAAGCCAGCCACAGACAGTTGCAATTATTCAAGCATATAACAAAAGTGTTGATACAGAAAAATATGGAGCTTTCGTTTCATCAAAGGACGATGTAAAAGTTGTTGAAAATAAAGATGAGGACGGTACAGATGCAGTAGATGTTACAGTAACATTGGCATTTGAAAAGAAAGATTATATTTTAACATTACATGTTGATTGCTTTGATACAATTGGAGCATCAGTAAATACAGTTACAATTAAAGCTAAAGGTGAAGGCGAAGAGTCATTGGGAGAAAAGATGGCTGACGCTGCCGGAAATACTTTAATGGGTATGGGAACAGTATTCTTGGTTCTTATATTTATCTCATTACTTATTTCATGCTTTAAGTTTATTCCGCAGATTATGGATAAATTATCTAAGAAATCTTCAGTTGTAGAAAAACCTGAAGTTGTGGAAGAAATTAGTGAAACAGTTACAGCTAATGAAGAAGATGATTCAGAATTAATAGCAGTAATCGCAGCAGCCATAGCTGCAAGCGAACAGACATCAACTGATAGCTTTGTAGTAAGATCTATCAGAAGACGTTAG
- a CDS encoding D-alanyl-D-alanine carboxypeptidase family protein, whose amino-acid sequence MRIGSKLKNYLKNSSLNYSGKIFICVCLIICITINFLKVNSFGKDLDLKSKSAVLIDGNTGRILYGKNENEKMPMASTTKIMTCIVALESGKMNQIIKASSKAVSMPKVKMYAKKGEQYYLKDLLYAMMLESFNDAAMIVAEGIGGSQEEFAKMMNKKAKEIGAKNTNFVTPNGLDADNHYSTAYDMALIGAYATKNKQFNEITNTKSYSFTDVSAKRSITVNNKDMFLAMDNEAIGIKTGFTGKAGYCFVGAVKSNGRHFVSCVLACGWPPNKSYKWKDTTALMNHGKREYNEKKIIASGTKFQIEIPNGTKKKINVGVSEGYTTLISEDDNVKSETNFNYKLPIKKRDVVGNIIITINGKKTKKIMLYAFENVEKYDYRFVLKKIMKKFFLFYL is encoded by the coding sequence TTGAGAATTGGAAGTAAATTAAAAAATTATTTAAAGAATAGTTCTTTAAATTATTCAGGAAAAATATTTATATGCGTTTGTTTAATAATATGCATTACAATAAATTTTTTAAAGGTCAATAGTTTTGGAAAAGATTTAGACCTTAAATCAAAATCAGCAGTTTTGATAGATGGAAATACGGGAAGAATTCTTTATGGCAAAAATGAAAATGAAAAAATGCCAATGGCAAGCACAACTAAGATTATGACTTGTATAGTGGCACTTGAAAGTGGAAAGATGAATCAGATTATTAAAGCTTCTTCTAAGGCTGTATCAATGCCAAAGGTAAAAATGTATGCAAAGAAGGGGGAACAGTACTATCTAAAGGATTTGCTATATGCAATGATGCTTGAAAGTTTTAATGATGCGGCAATGATTGTGGCAGAAGGGATTGGTGGCAGTCAGGAAGAATTTGCAAAAATGATGAATAAAAAAGCAAAAGAAATAGGGGCAAAGAATACTAATTTCGTCACTCCTAACGGACTTGACGCTGATAATCATTATTCCACGGCATATGATATGGCATTAATTGGTGCATATGCCACAAAGAATAAACAATTCAATGAAATTACTAATACTAAATCTTATTCTTTTACTGATGTTTCCGCAAAGAGAAGTATTACAGTAAATAATAAAGATATGTTTTTGGCTATGGATAATGAGGCGATAGGAATAAAAACAGGTTTTACGGGAAAGGCAGGATATTGCTTTGTTGGAGCTGTAAAAAGTAATGGCAGACATTTTGTAAGCTGTGTTCTTGCCTGTGGCTGGCCCCCTAATAAAAGCTACAAGTGGAAAGATACAACAGCATTAATGAATCATGGGAAGAGGGAATATAACGAGAAAAAAATAATAGCTTCCGGAACAAAGTTTCAAATAGAAATTCCTAATGGAACAAAAAAGAAAATCAATGTAGGTGTAAGTGAAGGTTATACGACACTTATTTCAGAAGATGACAATGTTAAATCGGAAACAAATTTTAATTATAAACTGCCAATAAAAAAAAGGGATGTTGTTGGAAATATTATAATAACCATTAATGGGAAAAAGACGAAAAAGATTATGCTGTACGCTTTTGAAAATGTGGAAAAATATGATTATAGATTTGTACTTAAAAAAATAATGAAAAAATTTTTCCTGTTTTACTTATGA